From one Streptobacillus canis genomic stretch:
- a CDS encoding DMT family transporter, which yields MNLSWILIVIGAMMWGIDGVLLTPRYFQYGLYNVVLIVFIAHLIPFIYMSITKPKDIKAVKKIKSSDFLYFILIALFGGTIGTLSIVKALQLSEFNPYSLVILIQKSQPIFAILSAYILLKEKITHKFKAVFVISLLSLYFLTFGLNSPFSIEIKSIYPAIYSLIAAISFGLSTTFSRKVAMKYSASLSTYVRFMLTTVITLCILLFNMTQTKQDLLYFISTKEVLILALVISIWGMIATKLYYRGLQNTKAIYSTVSELAFPLTSVFIDMFILGNVLEPVRIIAGLILLISIVYLNVKNE from the coding sequence ATGAATTTATCGTGGATATTAATAGTAATTGGAGCAATGATGTGGGGTATAGATGGAGTTTTATTAACACCTCGTTATTTCCAATATGGATTATATAATGTTGTTTTAATCGTTTTTATAGCTCATTTAATACCATTTATATATATGAGTATAACTAAGCCTAAAGATATTAAAGCTGTTAAGAAAATAAAATCTTCAGATTTTTTATATTTCATCTTAATTGCTTTATTCGGAGGTACTATTGGAACACTTTCAATAGTTAAAGCTTTACAACTAAGTGAATTTAATCCATATAGTTTAGTTATATTAATACAAAAATCTCAACCAATTTTTGCAATTTTATCTGCCTATATTTTATTAAAAGAAAAGATAACGCACAAATTTAAAGCAGTCTTTGTAATTTCATTGCTTTCACTATATTTCTTAACTTTTGGACTAAACAGTCCATTCTCTATAGAAATAAAATCAATATATCCTGCAATTTATTCATTAATTGCCGCAATTTCATTTGGTTTATCAACTACATTTAGTAGAAAAGTCGCTATGAAATACAGTGCTAGTTTATCAACTTATGTTAGATTTATGCTAACAACTGTAATCACATTATGTATATTATTATTTAATATGACTCAAACTAAACAAGATTTATTATATTTTATAAGTACTAAAGAAGTTTTAATTCTCGCTTTAGTTATATCAATTTGGGGTATGATTGCAACAAAATTATACTATAGAGGTTTACAAAATACGAAAGCTATTTATTCAACAGTTTCTGAACTTGCGTTTCCACTAACGTCAGTATTTATTGATATGTTTATATTAGGAAATGTTTTAGAACCTGTTAGAATAATTGCTGGATTAATCTTATTAATAAGTATAGTTTATTTAAATGTAAAGAATGAATAA